From the Candidatus Zixiibacteriota bacterium genome, the window ACAACCAGGCTCCCCGGCGGCGTGTCGTCGTCATAGACGTAGGTGCAAATCGTCAGATTGTTAGTCGGAATCTGGCAGGTGTCGCTCAGGTCGATCGTCGGCGGGTTCCGCTGCGGATCGGGCGGATCGGTCTCGGTGCAATAGGCCGTGTCGCACGGCGTGCAATTCGGCCCGTCCTTCTTGCAGATGATCGTCGCATGCGTCTGGCCGTTCTGCACTGTATCGGGGTTGTCGTAGCAGATGTAGTACCGGCTGCACAAACGCTGCTTGATCAACGTGTACACCGAATCCACGGCCGCGCCGTTGATCGCGTGACTCCAGAAGCCGCCCGTGGCATTAGCGAACTTCTGCAGCGCAATCGGATTATACCAAGTATAGTCAATCGGGCCGAGGTTGAACGTGTAAACCGGCACACCACCGGAGTTGGCCAGGTTGCAGATCAAAGTTGAGTCGTCGGCATAGGTGTTGTCCGAAACACCGTCCGGCGGCTGACTGCAAAACTGACTCCGATTCTCCAATCCGTCCGTAAAGGCAATCACCGCCTTGCTGCCCAGCTCAAACCTGGTCAGATCCACGCCCTTGTAGATGCCGTCGTAACAGGCCGTAAACCCGTTCGACGCCAGCGCATTGATCGCATTGTGCAAGGTGGTTTTGTTGGAGGTGAAATTCGTTACCGTCCCGATGCAGTTGGAGTAGGGAACAATCGCGGCCCGGTCGAAGGCATCCATGTTATTGACATAGCGATGCATCGCTGCCTTCGCCGAGTCAAGCTTGTTGTCCTCTGCCATGCTGCCGGAGATGTCTACCACAAAACACACCGATGTGATGCAGGAGTCGGCCGTCAATTGTTGAACCGTGAATGACGGGATCGTCACTCCGTCCTGCTTGACGCAGAAACTGTCGGCGTTCAGACCGCTGATCGTGAACCCGTTCGAGCCGAGCACGTCCACGTACGCGCACACCACCGGCCCGCAGATCAACTGCGAAATCGTCAGCGACGGCGTACTGCGCGAACCCGCGGTCGTCGGTAACCGCAGTTCGTCCAGCTTCGGAACCACATAGCCCGACGGCGGTTGATAACTCGTGTCGATCACCGTCGAGTCCTCCGGCGCATCGATCACGATATACTGTGCCTGTGCCGTGCTGCTGCCCATGGTCAGCGCCAGCACTCCGATCGCAAACATGACCGTTAAGCGCTTTAACAGTCGCTCCATAACCCACTCCTGCCATTGTCAAAGGTTCTGACGAGGCTTGTATTTAAATTTCTCATTCTCCAGCTTCACAGTCGCGCCGCGACACTATCCAACCTTGCGGCGGTCGCGCCGCGACTTCACGATTGCTCTCGAGTGTGCCGCCGAAACGGCATCACACCTATAGTTGTTCATGATGCGAGAAAAACTCAGGGCGGGTAAACGTGCACGATGGAGAGATTAATAGTGTATCGACTCGTTGCGCTTTACCTATTGCCCAAGCTCTCCTCCATATAATACTGGGACAGCACAACTCAAACAGCCCGATCGCGCTCACTTCGCGCCGACGTCAGTGATCCTGCTTCACTCCGCCACAATCGTCGCTGCCTGAATTACCTCCTGCCCGGCAACAATTCAATTCTGTTCTTTACTTTATGAAATAGTACCTGCGAAGTACTTGTAATGCTGCTTTACAAATCAAGCCAAATGTCAAACTTTTGTCAAGCCAATTCTGGCCGAAAGTATAAACTTCGATATCCGCAATCTTAAATCACACAAGCAGATACAATCCTTCCCCCGAGCCGGTCAGGTTATCTTGTCAGTCTTTATCCTGATTCTTTTCAGCTACAACTCGAAGTCAAACACAGATGCGCCCATTAACCAGTTGTTGCGTATCGGGTTGCGGAACAGCAAGTTCTTAGCCGCTCCACACCTCGTGATAATCTTCACTTACCTCGGATTCATCGTGCCATTCGCGCCCACCTTCGCTTTATTGGCGGCGGAGAAAATATTTTCGGAGATTGCCGCTTGCGGATCAAAGTTTGCCCCGAAAGTCAGCTCGCGGAGGGCGGCGTCAAAGCCGTCAAAGTCCTGGCCCGCAACATCGCCGTTTTCAAAATCGATGGAGTCCTCTACGGTCTGGAGGCCGACTGCAAACACATGCGCGCCTCCATCGCCCACGGCAAAATCGACGGCACCATCATCACTTGCCCCGCCCACGCCTGGCGCTACGACATCACCACCGGCGAGTGCCTCAACGAACCTTGGGCGAAATTGAAATCATATCCGATCGAAATTGACGCCGGCGAAGTCTATGTGATTATCGGGTAGCCCCGCAGCGCACGTGCTCTAAATAATGATCGCTTACGCTGATTACCAAAGTCCCCATTATCATCGTTGCGGCAGGTCTTGTCCCGCACGACGAAATCTGTGGAAGTATTTCGACACGTAATCGTGCGGGATGTGACCTGCCGCCCCTTGACCACCCGGATCAACCTTGAGGCGCTCGCTCCGCCTACCACCCCAGCAACTGCTCCAAATTTGCGTTGATCTTTTCGACAATCTCTTCGTATTCGCGCCGCTTCGCCTGCTGCTGCTCCACCACCGGCTTCGGCGCCTGCTCGACAAAATCGCGATTCGCCAGCTTCAGCCGCGTCTTTTCCAACAGCCCGGTCACATTCTCGAGTTCCTTCTGCAGTCGCTTGCGCTCCGTCTCGATGTCGATCAATCCCGCCAACGGCACATAGATCTCCACCCCCGGGATTACTGCCGAAGCCGACAGTGGGGGCTTCTTCAGGTCGGCCCCGATGATCAAATTCTCGATCCGCCCCAGATTCAGAATGTAGTTGCGGTTGTCGTCCAGGATCTTTGTCAGCTCCGGATCGCTGATCCTCAGATGCACCTCCGCACGCTTGGACGGCGGAATGTTCATCGTCGCCCGGATGTTGCGCACCGCGTTCACCACCCGCTGCAGCTTGAGCATCATCTCTTCGAGTTGCTCGTCAATCAGCCGCTCATCCGCGACCGGGTACGACTCCAGCAGAATCGACTTTTCGCCCGCCGGCAGTTTGTGCAGCAAGTGCCAGATCTCTTCCGTGATGTACGGCGCCAACGGATGCAGCAGCTTCAGGATATTGTTCAGACAATAGCCCGTGACCCGCTTCGCCAGCAGCTTGTCCTCCGGATCGGTGTCGCCGTAGAGCCGCGGCTTGACCAACTCGATATACCAGTCGCAGTAGTCGTGCCAGACATAATCATACAGCAGCTTTGCCGCCGCGTTGAAATGAAACTCCTCCAGCTGCTCAGTCGTGCGCTTGATCGTCTCGTTTAGCCGCGACAGAATCCACCGGTCCATCATCGGCAGCGCCGCCGCCTGCGGCCGCTCCGCCAGCTCGCCCTCGCCGATCTCGTCGCCGAGGTTCATCATGATGAAGCGCGACGCGTTCCACAGCTTGTTGCCGAAATTGCGCCCCAGCTCGAACGTGTTCATCGCAATATTCGGATCCTGCCCCTCCGGCGTCGACAGGATCAGCGACAGCCGCATGCTGTCCGCGCCGTACTGGTCGATCACTTCGATCGGATCGATTCCATTCCCCAGCGACTTCGACATCTTCCGTCCCTGCGCGTCGCGTACCGTGCCGTGGATGTAAACGTCGTTGAACACCAGCTTGCCGGTGAACTCATAGCCCGCCATCACCATCCGCGCCACCCACAGGAATATGATCTCGCTCGCCGTAAACAGGGAATTGGTCGGATAGAATTTCCGCAAATCCTCCGTATCCTGCGGCCAGCCGAAGGTCGAAAACGGCCACAACCACGAGGA encodes:
- a CDS encoding VWA domain-containing protein; this translates as MERLLKRLTVMFAIGVLALTMGSSTAQAQYIVIDAPEDSTVIDTSYQPPSGYVVPKLDELRLPTTAGSRSTPSLTISQLICGPVVCAYVDVLGSNGFTISGLNADSFCVKQDGVTIPSFTVQQLTADSCITSVCFVVDISGSMAEDNKLDSAKAAMHRYVNNMDAFDRAAIVPYSNCIGTVTNFTSNKTTLHNAINALASNGFTACYDGIYKGVDLTRFELGSKAVIAFTDGLENRSQFCSQPPDGVSDNTYADDSTLICNLANSGGVPVYTFNLGPIDYTWYNPIALQKFANATGGFWSHAINGAAVDSVYTLIKQRLCSRYYICYDNPDTVQNGQTHATIICKKDGPNCTPCDTAYCTETDPPDPQRNPPTIDLSDTCQIPTNNLTICTYVYDDDTPPGSLVVTLFYKFNGDASYSSTAMTYNPNDSLFCATLPPSLLQCKTTLQYYTTASDGQTTVSDPAVNPQGNPYVIQICQNLPPVANAGRDSVLFQCSPAPICITAACSDPDGNLSTCQLVSGPGTYNGSAICFTPAASGTYTLVLKATDVCGATDYDTSVVTVTLNQAPVANAGADSTVYQCGAAPVCFPASCSDPDGNLSTCQLVSGPGTYNGTNICFTPPASGTYTFVLQATDACGATDLDTSVVTVTQNQ
- a CDS encoding Rieske (2Fe-2S) protein; the protein is MRIKVCPESQLAEGGVKAVKVLARNIAVFKIDGVLYGLEADCKHMRASIAHGKIDGTIITCPAHAWRYDITTGECLNEPWAKLKSYPIEIDAGEVYVIIG